The following nucleotide sequence is from Solanum dulcamara chromosome 7, daSolDulc1.2, whole genome shotgun sequence.
taaaaaaaaaagaaattatatatcTGCGctacatgagtattttgatctTTCAGAGCTTTTCAATCTAATTGTATGCCTTTAAttaaatgatataaaataagAAACAGTTGAGAGTTGAGACCTTGTAATCTAAGGTCATCTACTCTGCCTCGGTAGTTGGTTCTCCACTTTCACTGGTTTGGTTAGATGCTTGGTTTGTTGATTCGTATCATATTTTTTTGCTCcttgctttttcttttttttttttgtaatcttTAATCTTTATTACTTCCATTCTTGACTTCTTGGTGGTAGGAAATGTTTGAATTTAGTGAATTTATTTATGTGCTAATTGGTGAAGCCCTTTTTTTCCATGAAGATGTATGTCACTTTCTGGTGATGCAGACATCCCATAAGCCCTCATGGTATGTCACCTATGTTGTTTTGTTAACTAGTATTCACTAATTTTGACTCATTAGTGTTCTCCTTTCAATCAACTCCTTGCTTCTTGTTGGCTGCTAATCTCTTTACTGAACTTCGTAGGACTTAAATAGCATACTAATCACAGTTTTTCTTATTTACTTGATATATTTGCAATATTCTCGAAGCTAATGCTTAAAACGAACATTCGTCAATCATCATATAAATTTGGACTCTGAAGTCAGATTTTAGCTTCTTTTCATTTTAGTTTTTGGTCTATAAGATGGATTCTTGATGGGTGTAAGACTATGATCTTCCTGTAAACATATGCTGATGTTCTGTGACCCTGCTTCCTAAAGAAAACTGGAATGACATTGCTTGTCATTATCACGTCCGTCTCAGAAAAAGATGTCATATGAAGCAATAAAATTTGAAGCTTTATGTCTAAAGTTATCTTGAAATACCACAAAAGAGTTGGTGACTTTCGCTTAATAATAGATCTTTTctgtaatttttccttaaaatgTCGACAGCTTATCAACCTAAGTCTTCCCTCAAGTTTTATTGATTGTATGGGTAGTAGTGCACAGTAGGTTTGAGATCTTGAGTCAAATTCATTATATTATGTATGGTACTGTAGTTTTTCCATGTAAATGCTGTTATGTTAGAAAATGATAGTTCTTTTATCCACTGCAGAGAAAGAGAGATGCAATGTATAATCTGAATTATATGGAGTGCAAACTACCCGAATTAGTTGTTTTTCTTCAAGACAGCAATCATCAAGTTTTCAAGGAAAACTGTATGGATGGGGAAGAATGTTCTTTGGATAATTGTGAATTGAACCACCATAATATTTGTTACATGCTCGAGTATGAGTTGGACAACAGTGTAGAATTAGAGAACAGAGTTTCTGAATCCAAGCCTGCATCGTACGAGGGCATTGTTAAGAAGTTTGACGACTCTAAAAATCTGTTGATGGAAGGTAAAGCTGCTACTGAGATTGCTGATGCCATTTCCTTTAGCCATGATGTTCCAAAACGGCCGAGTTTGGACAGAGAATTGGTTGATCAAAAAGAGAATCAGGTATTTTCTCTATACTTCGCTGTTCCTGGCTTGTTCTGTTTCAGTTGGTAATGCTTCACTTCCTAACCAAAATTGAGAACTCTTAGATAGGTAGGAATCATACAATCTGCCAGATGTTCCTCAAAATGGTACTAATAATGATACTCTTAGTTGTTCCTGCTgtactttttcatatttctttttacttcttttagttttttctCTGAGTCATTCAGAAAGTTCTACCAGTTCGTATCTTAAGTTTCTTATTATAGCACAATTACAGCTGACATTTGATTGGACGTGATCTCCTCTCTTTAGCCTTTTTTAGTTCGTTGGAACTCGGAAAGGCGAACTAATTCATCACATCTCATTCTTAAGTTTCCTTCAAGGAAACCTTGAACTGATTAAGCATTCTCATCTTTGCAGTTAAGTAAATAGCATGAATAATTTAATGTACCAACTACCATGAAAGTCTCTTTTTATGATTTATCCATTGGTAAATGATATTATTAAAGAGTGTAAAAGAAGGAAACGACAGAGCAGACATGACTTCTTACCTCTTTTTACAGGATCAAAAGCTGAAACTAGTCTCGATGGCGTCTAAGTTTGTCTCCAAGGAAGCATCTTGTAACAAAAGTGGTATAGCAGATTCAATTTCCAGAGAAGGACCAGCAGATACAAAGGCTGAAAACAGCACCAGCACTGAAGATGGAATGCCAAGAAGTTTAGCTTCATTGTTTGCAGATCAGAACACTGAAAAGCTTCCAGACCGTGAAGACATGAATCTTGTAGTCTCAGCAACGAAGCAATGTCATGATAACATCTCTATTCGCTCGAGTAGCACCAACAGCACAAAATCTTTTGCCTTTCCTATGTAAGTTTCTGCTAAACTGTTTCTCATGCATGAACCTCAATCTCGAATGTTTACTGAAATTAATTCTTTATCAAACAGACTAACCTCAGAGTGGCCCGGCAGCCCTGCCAAGATGGTGGTAGCCGATAAGAGAGAGTTTAAAAGGCTAAGTTGTCGCTGGAGAACGTGCTTTGGTTTCtgcaaattttgatttatttagtTTTCAGAGTTGTATAGCGGTTTCTGCTACTTGTCCTTCATCTTCACTCCTCTTGGTATATAGACCATACATAGACATGTTGAAATATTGTTGTGGACATTAAAAGCTTTCCCGTTTTTCAGTCATCTTTCTTGGACATCACACATTTAGTAATCAATTGTCAACAGCCATGTTATATCATGCAGAAAAGatctttaaaactcaaactaACAGGTTTCAAACTTTTTAATGCTTAATCACTACACTGAAGATTCAGAATAGAATAAACTCAAAGTTTGTCGGCGTTGTTCTTCTCTAAATAGAATAAACTCATAATAGGTACTTTTAACCAGTGCCGTTTGCATGATTTTTCGTAAGTGGTGTCACCATTTAAATAAGTGAGCTACTGAAAGTGTGAGAGTAAGAAAAATGAGACCAAGCCAATGTGCAGCTTTGTTTACAAGTAGTGTCCTTTTAGTATTTCTGGCTTGTATTTtcattttatcattatttatttacctcgaataagaaaatttgacaaatAGTGTCACGTGACACCCTTCGGAGTTTGGCCAAGGTAAATCTTGCCCTGCTTTTGACTCAGATGTCCATGATGCATATCCACCCAGAGAACAAATATGATGGACCATATCAGATCCACCCGATTCCTTAGAAAACAAAATACCAAGTCCACAAGGAAGGAAGAGAAAAGTAAAACTCCAagattcattttaaaaaataaactacaTTTTGCTTTTGTTcatttctttcaactttttaaaGGGTGTTTTGTATTGTTATCCATCTTCTTTTATGTATTTCGTCgagtattattatatttatgaaaaaacatattttattagACACAATTAAACCATGAAATTAAATAgagatattttcataaataggGCATTTTGAAGTCTATTTATTATGCATAGCGATACTTTTGATAATTAACAAATGTGGCAAGACTTTCTGTGTCTCAAGACAATGTGAAAAAACAGAAAATTACGGTagaatctttttaaaaaatgaaaacacATAAAGTAAGAGAGAAAATTACACAATAATTAAGCTCGTATGTATCTTAATCTACtccttttcataatttttagatTTCTCTTCCGGGATGATTACATACATATGGAAATTTTACGCAGATTTTATAAACAAAACATTTATTTCAAAGTCAACTCTCTTTCGTAGCTGCACCTCGTTACACGCTTCCACCGTCAATAGGGTAGACTTCACCCCCAGTCTATCATTTCGTATTATATGGGTACACTGAATCTAATAAATATTGCAAAATTAGAATAAGTTAATTCGATTTCATTCATAGGCTCTCTTTTAAGGTTCGAAGGGGCTTTTAATGGATTTGTGGCACAAGGCACGGAGCTTCGCGGAGGAAGCTGCAAAGCGATCACAGGAGTTCACTATAGAAGCTGCTAAGCGTACACAGGAGCTCAGTATTGGCTCCTCCACGTTATCCGAAGCCGTTTCAGAGGCTTCTAAGCGTTCAAAGGAGATTGCCGCCGAAGCTTCTAAGCGCTCTAAGGAGATCGTTGCCGAAGCTTCCAAACGCGCCGACCAGATCAAGTTTCAAATTCCCGCCCTCTCTAGCCTTGTGGACTACTCAACTTCCCCTCAAACTGTTTCGGCTGCTCCTACGCCGGCTGATCTCGAAAAGTTTGGAGTCACTGACGACTTGAGAGAGTTCGTTAAGGGCATCACTAGGAACACCTTCCAGAATTTTCAACTTAAAGGTACTTGGTCTGCTCACTTTCTCTctctgtgtgtgtgtgtgtgtcgcGTGTTCATtctaatgcatgcattgctGCCAGCATCTCTGAAAAAGAGTCCACAGAAAAATGTAGTACATTGTCGTATTAGCAGATTGTTATCGTTTAATTTGTAAGTTTATTCACTTTGTTGTGCTTAATCTGCAAATTTCTGTAGTGCATTTTCGTATTAGCAGATTGTTGTCGTTTAATTTGGAAGTCTATTCATTTTATTGTGCTTAATCTTCAAATTGGAAGAAATCAGATCCAGCCGTCTCCGATCTCTCAATCACTTACTATTTTCATATCTATTCTCTCTGTCTCGGTGTGTTGTGACTTGTAAGGGGCTACTATAATTCTGGACATATTATTTGAAGCTCAGGGAATCTTTTCATGAGCAATCAGAACAGAATGAAGATGTAATTAGTTACTGAATTTTCATGGTAGAAACTTACTATGCGATGTTTACTCTAAACATACTGATTTACCATGGTTAAGTCATAAATTAAGGCAAGAATACGTATGAATTAACTATGCTTTAGTAATAAAAGCGTATGTGAGGACATGTGTCACGTTTCATTAGGTTGGTACAAACAACGTGTGGATATATTTTTACCCATTTTCATTTCCCTGCTTAAATCATGTGCACCTTCTTTCGATATCTTGAGTCATCCATCGTGAGAAGATACAGGCTTAACTGTAATGTCTCTTCGTATGCAGATGAGTCAGAGATGTCTCAAATTCCTACAGTCTCAAACATTCGGCAGGATCTTACAGAATTTCAGGAAAAACATGCAAAACTTGTTCTTTCATCTGTCAAGGTATGACTCTCATTGCTATTACCTGGTCAAAGTCAGTATAGAAAAGATCTCCAGTTTTTTATATTACTTACACGGTGCTCAATCTAGCCTAAATATCAAGGCATCTTGACTGCCACTTCTCTTATGGTCTATTGAATTTAGAACTCAGCTAGTGTTGGTCATATTTTTGTTGTTCCTAGTGCTAAAACTGACTTGTTACGTCAATGTAGATCATAGTTGTGTTGAGGGCTGCACCcttttcaaatataaaagtTCCTTTTCAAAAATTGAGTTGAAGGCTACTATGTTTCAGTGGACCTGCTCGGTGGAAGAGTGTATATACTGGTTCAGATAATTCTAGCTCTCTTTCTGTTTTTTCTGTTATAACCTTTTTGATTTGAGGGATAGTTGGCTGGGGTCAAGCTGTTGAGAATTATGCTGTTCTGATGAAGATATATTTTGCAGTTAGTAGAACTAAGTCAACTAACAGCATTTACATgttcatttcctttttttctttatgtGCAGGAAATCTCAAAGTTGAGGTATGAGATATGCCCACGCATAATGAGAGAGAGAAAGTTTTGGAGAATCTACTTCGTTCTGGTTAACAGTCCTTTGGCACCGTAAGTACCTTTCTGGAAAAATAATCTCTTCTTTCTTACATCAAGCTGAATGTGTTCCTTATGCTGTATTGTCGGAATATATTGCAATAACATGCGCAGAtaattaaatatctattttgtgCTTTTTTCTGTAATTTTGAGTAAAGACTTCTGTATAAGAAAGCTGTTGTAATATCACTTTGTCAGGATTATAAGATGAGGCTTTTGACAAGtattaaggggtcgtttggtagggtGTATAAGAATAATGCTAAATAGAGTGTACTAGTAATGCTTGCATTAGTAATGTTTGGATTAgttatgcttgcattaattatgaagagatatttcttatatattgtttggtttagtgtattaaaaatagcatgcattgcataaaaaaaattaaaatatttatttataaagatACCATCCACAAGTATGGTGTAAAAGATGTAACGAAGATTTTGTGGGACAATTGAGTCTTTAACcatgctaatgcatgcattaaatccccttgcattactaatatctAGAAATCCATGGCATTAGTAATACACACTATAATACACAATAGAGTTATACATAGCATGAAAAAGTGTACCAAACAAGGTACTGCTAATACACCgagttaatgcatgcattatttttgctaatacactctaccaaacgacccctaagagAATATAGCCATTGTTAGACCTTCAATCATCGAAATGGAGATATGAACTGGGCTGGTCATTTAAAGATTACAGCTTTCTGGTCATTCTCATTCCTATGAAACTGTCGAATTTAGGGTGCTGATATAATACTATATCCTCTCAGGTTCATAAAATTTGATCAAATATGTGCATGTGCAGATTTTTTCCGTAAGTTCAGTGATGAAGTAAGGAAGTTTGTAAGAAGATAGCAGTATTATATATTGTGGACGCACAGTGAATAAGACTCTGTGAATGATAATTTCAATGGAATCTTCCTATTTCCTTGGCAAATCTGAAGAAGCATTTTTAGTAAAAAGCCCAACTTCTTTACACCATCGGAAGTCATATACTCCCTCTGCTTCAATTTATTTGGCCTATTTTGACTTGGCATGGAATTTAAGAAAACAAAGAAGTCTTTTGAATctgtggtcttaaattaaagatatgtcaaatgtaccaaaatgtctatgaatcttgtggtcttaaacatgtcatgtggaaagttgaaattaaagagttgctACATTTCTTTTAGAACGGACTAAAAAGCAGGCCGCCAGAACATGCACAAATAGTTGGAACATGCATTTCTTTGATTTCCCTCTGGTAGTTAGCTTCATTATTTAATCCTACATTTGGTGTAGGTATGAAAAGAAATACATGGATGAAGCGAAAATAATATCTGCTGAAAAGGCAAATGTCGAGGAGGCAAAGGATATTTCATCAGCAGGAACAACTTCTAAACCAGTGATCGGGGCAACAACCCAGACAAACAAGAAGTCAGCCTCATCAACTGCTGACCAGGATTTGGATGTTTTTCTTCTCGGAGAGGAAAGCGATGAAGGGCCAGGTACTTGTTTACCATCTCATGTTTTTGCCACCTCGTGTAAGGAGTGATagtatttaatttatttgtggAAATCAGGAAAGATACCGTCCATCGTCCTTCTTTGCTCTTTGCTCTCTCCCACCAAAGAAAGCAATAGAAAATGAATAAGACACAATTATTCTGGACCTGCCATCTTTCATTCCTTTGTACTCTTCCTTTACTGTACTGTAGATCGTTGACTTACTAAAATATGTATTTACAGTTTGGGTCGTTCATAATATTGTTAGTCTATTTCAGTTATTTTAGTCGGCAGGCTGTCCATTTGCCCAATCCTGTCAAGAATTGTCATCATAATCAGTAGCCAAATGGTACAAAGCTAGACGACAACTATTTTATGTCAACAGATTATCATCTTTCCTTGCTATCATCTAGTTTATGGTATTTACGTAGCATTTGAGGACATATTTTACTGTAGGCAAAGATGTATGTACACATAAGATATGTGAAACACAAATGAGATGACCAAATCAATACATCATTTATCATAAAAAGAAGACCTATCAAAATATAAGAGATGGTGCTTGCTTGCATCCACAATTGGTCAGTGTATATTCTCTTTCAATCGTTTGGCTTTTGTTCTCCAAGCAGCATTGATCTAACGGCTAGAAAGTAGCTAACAGGTCTGCATATTACAAGTGATCACCTGAGAAGTCTATATTTATTTCTCAGAAGCTAAATATTTATGATCTGATTACCACCAACAAGAAGTCTCAGTTTTTGGTCTTGAAGAATAATGAGACAGTCAAAGCGTAGTTTTTCCTCTTATTGCAAGCCTATCCTTCTTCCAAGTTATCAGTCGTCTAAACTGGTTAACTCATCAGATTTTCTGtatttcttgtttcttttttgttttcttttctgcCTTTTTTTCCCCTTCCCAGAGCGTTAATCTTTTTGTTTCTTCAAGATAGAAAATACAGGGTCATTTCTAGATATAGCCTTTGTGTTGCTGTAAGTGAATTTCATTTGTATTATCTTCAGATTCAAGGAGAATAATCAAGCTTCTATGCATTGACGATCTGTTTTGTTTTTCAGATGATGGGGAAAATGCTTTTGACGATGATTTTGACAAGATATAGATAGGTGAGCACAGTTTTGTTCTTCGATATAAAATTGTATTTTACCAGTTAAATTTTTGTATATCTCCATTCTCACGACATGCTGAGATGAAACTGTGTTAGAATTTTGCATTCTGGTATAGTTATGTGAACCATGTCATGATGtatatgtgttttttttttgtgagagGACACTTACTATATGTAACCAATTTGAACATCCCAAATCAATGTACAAGGTGGATATTTTGTTCATCTCGTTTCATGAGCTTTTCTTTCTTGGGAGGGGGACAGTTGGGTGACAGGGTGGGATGACATGCTCCAGTACGTACTCTAGTATTGGAGCTTGTGAGTTTTTGTTATCTTCTTGCGACATTTGAATTTTCTCCAGCTCCGTGAATGGATTTTATTTTAGGCTTTTAGCAATATGtatatcatatcaaatggaaTTATTATGTTAAATGCCCATGTTATAAGGTTAAAGTAATAGAGATCTCACTTGGAGGACTTTCAAGATTATTTCGACCAAGTATGATCTGAAAATTCAGCTCGAGTCAAGATGTTATGGTACTTGGAGTTCATTCTAGAAGCTCATATGTAGTAGTAGATTCTGATAACTTTTTGTGAAAGCCTGCAGGAAAAGGTGAAACATCGGCTATTTGCTGCTTCGAGAAGTTTAGATTGAAATACGTTAGGATGTATACCATGCATGCATGATATATCCAGCTCATATCAAATAGACAAATACTCGAATACTTGCTACCTTCCTCAGCGTGCATCTTGTCCAttccttcaattttttctttctttttcaacttttattttctttgctgGTGCTGCAGAAGATAAGGTAGGTGGCCGAGGAGGTCAGGAGGTACCTAATGATGTTCGTTTAGGAGGTGTAAAGTTAAAATTCTTTTGGTGGTCTTATTATTCACCTTTTATTGCTGTATCACTGATTACTTCTAGTTCTACTACATCAGCTTCTCTACATATAGTTTCAAGTTCAGGCTTCATGTTGAGTTTCAAATGCTGccctatctttcctttctcaaGTTGCTGGTATGTACTCCGAATGCAGTTTTTTTGTTCAGCAGCTGCTTCTCCGACAGTATTGCTGTCTGAAAAGGagcaaattattaaaattagtaCTGAATGTCAAATGTAAatgaaaatagagaagaaggatGAGTAAAAATTGAAAGAGTGAAATTTAGTACTAAGATAATGGTATCATAGAAATCTAGTTCTGCAGTGTCTAAAGTCAAAAGAGGGAACACTTTGACAAATGTGTtttttttagaacacttttgaGAAGAGACGTTATTCTAAGTTCTTTAGAAAGTTTGCATATTATTACTGTCACCTTTCTTTTTTCTGATAAAGACGACTAAAACAAAATAACGGACACACAATCACATGTAGACATATGGAGAAGTGCATATTATTTGAGTGGCGTGTGTGGACAACGGTAAGTGAAGCTTCTGCATTTAATTGAATCGACATCCAGTGGACCACTGATACTTGTTTGAAATTGCCAAATTACATTAGAAGTACTTAGCTTTGTCATGCAGCGTTTGTTCCTTTCTCAATCATCAACTTTTCTTTCAGTATTATATACAGAGTATGATTGCCCTTTCTTAGGAATAGAAGATCAAAATTAGTAAGATAGCTGATTGTTTGTCTGGCAATATCTTTTACCATGTCAACGGAGAGTTTATACTTTCATGCATTACAATTAATTGTGTTACACTTTTTCCAGAAATGTTTATGCAAAAGAATTAACATATAAAATGTAATCTCATTGCATAGTTCATTTGAGCACGGTAGAGCTTACACCCACTTCATCAACTATTAACTCTACCTCTCACCGTCACAAAACATGTACCGAATCTACCAAAAGTACTTAAGCAGGCTGGTGGAAAGAATTCATGTACTTGTTTTGAACATTTTATGTGCAAGAAGGATTCTCAATGAAAAAGATACCTTACATATGTTATTCttcatttgaatatatatatatatatatatataaaagaaaagttaaacaAACAAAatcttttaaagaaaaattgcaAGTTTTCCAGAATGCATCCTAAACATGTTTAATAATCACAAATGTTCATGCATGTAGGCCCGCGGGCCTAGTTTGTTCGAATCTTGGTTTTTATTTGAGCAGCAAACGTAATGATATAAGTTAGTGTAGAATTTTGAAGCAAAGgggttaatttttttcattacacattatttatatgatattatttggAATACGATATGATATAtgctattatttttttcattatttatgtGAAGCAAAATTGTTTGGAGacaagtcaaaaaataaaataaaattgtatcAACTATGAGACCATATTGTTGTTTTATTGGTATTATTAGTTGAGTTGTCGGATGTATTGTCTTGTTATGATGACATTATATGATGTGCTAGGAAGCAACTTTTCCTTccctatattatatatatatatatatatatatatatgagattcCAAACATACATATGTCATAATTACAATGCTTAAACAGACTAAACCATGCTAATTATTTTGGCTCCAGTTAATTGCTATTCGTGTTTTATGATTTTTGTCCATAACCTATATATaaactctttttatttctttattttccaaTTAAGGAATAATTGTTGCATTACTTATTTGGAATTACACGCTCTAACCTCGTCATGCTGCTTCCTTTCTCAATCATCAATGTTTATACTTCTTAccttatttatcaaaatattaaaaagttatACTTCCTATGATCCATTTCCTCTCTGACCAATTATATGACACAACTTTTCATAAACTGATCTGgacaattttgaaaaaaaaaatgaaatttctttTCAAAGTAAAGAGTTAGAAGTGCAAAGAAAAAACTAATAATTGTGACAAtttaataattgaaaaataataaatagaaaagTCTTTTATTGTCatcttttcattttaaaaacaTCTCTCCCGTCGGCATACATATACACCCACGTCGATATCGGTTTTCTTAAAATCTTGATATTGGTTTGTCTTATTTTGATTAGATACAGagttaaagaaaattaaaaaaaattaaaaatttatgatcttaaattaaagatatatagaATGTACAAGAATAATCTTTAATTTTGTGTTGTCACATGAAAAATTAGAATGAAAgagttataaaaaataataatatatgtgtgcatatatatatatacacactgaAATggactaaaataaataaattaaaatggagaaaatggTATATTAGAATAGTACGTATTCGAAGCAAAGAACAATTGTCATTATATATGCAAGTTTCTCTAAGATATTAAACATTCAAGATTTTGTCCCAACcacataatattttctattttgtttTTGGTATTATTAGCAGATTGAATTGTCGAAAAGTCACTATTTTTGGCATGATTATATGTGATATACTGATATTATGTGTTTTCTTCCAAGCCACCACTTAAATATATTtccctttttttatatattttaataatttgatcTTTTTTTGGATTGATATTTCTTCCTTCCATAGTCCAGGTTATACAGCATATACCTTGTCGATTATTTCTATATGATTACAGACGTGCatctatattaattattaaatgGACATTTCTTGCTGATTTTGGCTCCATTCAATTGATCTGTTACATTGTTTCCATAACCTACGAATTCCCTTTTAAGTATTTCTTTAGCTTTTTCTTAAGCTGCATGCATATATACGAATTCCCTTTTAAGTATTTCTTTAGCTTTTTCTTAAGCTGCATGCATATATACGAATTCCCTTTTAAGTATTTCTTTAGCTTTTTCTTAAGCTGCATGTATATATGTTGAACAACTTAATAAATTCTACACTACTTATGGGCAGTCCGTTCATATGAATTcagtattttttatattaaaaaataaaatatatgtgaaaaattactaaaatatttatctttttatctTAATTTATGTGAAAATGTTTGATTAAGTACGAAGttaaaaaggaaaagtaaaaCTTTTTTAACTTGTGGTAAGTAATTACTCgacgtttcaatttgtttgtcttaatCCTTTTTAATacgtttcaaaaagaatgtgtCTTTCCCATTTaacaactctttaatttcaagtttccacatgacatgtttaaaacCACGAGATTAAATGACATTTTGCtacatttgacataactttaatttaatatcacaatattcaaaaaatcttctttactttcttaaattgtgtcaaattaaaataagacaaacaaattgaaatataAAGAGTAATGTTTGTGTAAGTATATGTAAATCATCTCATTAAAAATAGTGAATGTTGTTTTTTTGGAACTagctaaaaatgaaaaaatatcacAGATAGaataatactccctccgtccatctttacttgttcactatattaaaaatagatgtccaacaatacttgtccaatttatgaaatcaagtgataattttaacttagttcctaatttacccttatcattaattagtagTCATTTTCCTATTACATTTTTTAAGACATTGTATTtgttatattcaaagagtgataTGGTAAAATTACCCTTATATTTATAGTTTCTTAAGAATTGTGCAAAGTCAATAGTTGAAAAGTAAAGATGGACGGAGGGAGTAACTAATAACCAGTGTTTTAAAGGACTCTGTTGGGACTCGTCTCAAGGCTCGCCCTGGAGCGGGGCTCTAGTAAAACGCTCCAAGATGCAAGTGTGGGACTTAAATCTGTAAGATTTACGCCCTAAACACCCGGCTGTACGCCTTAAGCATGCCCAACCCCAATGCTCAGGACTCGCCTAACAGatcttactcaaaatatgtgttaaaATCTTTAGTTAACATTGTTGACCCTCATAATTCTTGAATAAATGAATGatacttaataatttttaatctaTAGAGATA
It contains:
- the LOC129895881 gene encoding uncharacterized protein LOC129895881 isoform X2 — encoded protein: MYNLNYMECKLPELVVFLQDSNHQVFKENCMDGEECSLDNCELNHHNICYMLEYELDNSVELENRVSESKPASYEGIVKKFDDSKNLLMEGKAATEIADAISFSHDVPKRPSLDRELVDQKENQDQKLKLVSMASKFVSKEASCNKSGIADSISREGPADTKAENSTSTEDGMPRSLASLFADQNTEKLPDREDMNLVVSATKQCHDNISIRSSSTNSTKSFAFPILTSEWPGSPAKMVVADKREFKRLSCRWRTCFGFCKF
- the LOC129895881 gene encoding uncharacterized protein LOC129895881 isoform X1, producing MRKRDAMYNLNYMECKLPELVVFLQDSNHQVFKENCMDGEECSLDNCELNHHNICYMLEYELDNSVELENRVSESKPASYEGIVKKFDDSKNLLMEGKAATEIADAISFSHDVPKRPSLDRELVDQKENQDQKLKLVSMASKFVSKEASCNKSGIADSISREGPADTKAENSTSTEDGMPRSLASLFADQNTEKLPDREDMNLVVSATKQCHDNISIRSSSTNSTKSFAFPILTSEWPGSPAKMVVADKREFKRLSCRWRTCFGFCKF
- the LOC129896181 gene encoding uncharacterized protein LOC129896181, which gives rise to MDLWHKARSFAEEAAKRSQEFTIEAAKRTQELSIGSSTLSEAVSEASKRSKEIAAEASKRSKEIVAEASKRADQIKFQIPALSSLVDYSTSPQTVSAAPTPADLEKFGVTDDLREFVKGITRNTFQNFQLKDESEMSQIPTVSNIRQDLTEFQEKHAKLVLSSVKEISKLRYEICPRIMRERKFWRIYFVLVNSPLAPYEKKYMDEAKIISAEKANVEEAKDISSAGTTSKPVIGATTQTNKKSASSTADQDLDVFLLGEESDEGPDDGENAFDDDFDKI